A single window of Eleginops maclovinus isolate JMC-PN-2008 ecotype Puerto Natales chromosome 19, JC_Emac_rtc_rv5, whole genome shotgun sequence DNA harbors:
- the rlf gene encoding zinc finger protein Rlf, producing the protein MAESNVESEQDWIDRALDTADDTLVAMETLLATLRAFEDVLRQQELSIASSTEYCDNFCQALMHYAGSRNSMEHGLPLLEVYCLSISCFAAARSHLTAESDRVALVLKRLALSCFELLLSVPENEIPYEAWVQFHHSVQIAHDTLLQYGSTDLQALLQITGEGGAWSNAVLTSLLTGLPTNPDEVNAYISLEGEGFLEMRVKHLEKMGEVAKAVVLAKACTECSSISNQATFRQTFVSLLCHLLPNEEAIMEISRLDCKDVLEITCTLESEGEENTAFILCTTFLTQQLQQQSLYCSWELTLLWSKLQRKIDPSSMSLLERCLQLGAIAQTVLHLLCLVRVIQTETQEMGIPASVELCVKALQLPKQDDSETRISVCKSVSCLLPGDLEVLRACLLTEFLLGPSPEVFGSLKELYLRPDQKYDQENEVIPNSLRCELLLALKAYWPFDPEFWDWKTLKYHCISLLGLRPESDGEEEEATDNRGKSKQPEPQGVAVKVESEHQKIIGIVDGDEQQDDKQFSDAPEIKEESASKKHKFCCKICKRSFTDTQIIHHSKKHGERNRHPCPMCLEKFKSRKDLVPHLKEHLQSKANVNKDNVKTEAEQKRMEEDDDIEPGEITIDPSLMQYYKSTHDPEVLQHIVQQAKSVKEKNMDDDEYVTFEYIDEHFNLQNRDEYPCPGTGCTRIFKHSKYLYVHLKLEHRGDDNVKHFNQMRDKREKCVFCRRHLASAHHHRKHRRVHYGDRPYMCVVMGCGAKFRTSIELVTHKQTHGFHLNYQCELKGCYVTYSDLGQIYHHEAQHFRDAAFTCSSPECSKYYLSKKEFIKHLSTHNITFSERDFEAQRKARRKLLKTLTTEASNRLNKSSDPAETDNGDVLNSSSTSCASSLQSSDGKEPKTTMTLVAVCFDGSKFTCGFEKCGMTFSRARDVQRHLKCAHPEHLKLENKEHKHDKDRGSKSKGMKTETEPDSEEKGKGELSTPFQPMKADTEKKEDTEPQNNETNSSSFQTNTDDLSEVLMGLSKLDLNSLPPHSVPTEPPQSNPESNTSHTSLHQAIMAKPPVVLLRKRALQVPDENVKVKTENVSDDDGDDEEGDAESLATAKPYICEMKGCDFRTAQSYSLRRHYNSIHGRSVEQARRLTSLKTTSFKPYVCQLCSKSHREKRALRAHYIQIHKLSATLVNKISYIRHEVNKNSSMHASLLLRKHGLNIWKKEIPKLQRKPEKKTSTVVSENKPNFDNLSPSEEGGEDEAKSREEDKVPKVESEDRTTKQVRTTRRLVTKNNLCYILDKFSKPFHCVAKNCDAAFSTQGGLVRHLQLIHHYNRSQLLLEKDFESHHRQEVRKEPAKKRHLPNLDEPQPQYKCHFANCYASYHLKSSLVRHTRDFHSQPPEPIRCKFEGCTRVFSHDDALKKHTLYSHCEYYDSLVVRLQSTHKKSITGCQKKLIVAPQSPQKEESGSTASQAEGSSSEPDGTMQSEEAVVDKEKSASKQKMYRFSHSVFRSHEEALQMCQDRGLRKAYPCMMQGCDSIVTYSKSLHRHYLRVHRMCREDVYKNEDKLVNNAEQLEELIQRKSARPTVTETCSPNGVRKMEYQAEPENTGGQPAPMSLHSIKADAQEEDNDNPMGFPEEEEEEPPPVERNGVLVGADEVLYGEPSTGGHTEGSAASAQNSQKQEERLSLDKIKPLLRSLTVDLSPPCSLRITAEDGLQDSSGSKDGGKLVNGAALLAAFPVRQPLKRKNELSEPPLNLKETQPHGPSPLPFDITAYKPIGFESSFLRFIQDTTPKDKNVSAPKRRDSFRRGCSVKENNQLGISHTRRRTHSPMLKPHTITGDFTPVQNLKSILDKALAGCGDLAIKQLQYLRPVVVLGRPVCSTTLPYIFPSDTNNSELLLGS; encoded by the exons ATGGCGGAGAGTAATGTGGAGTCGGAGCAGGACTGGATCGACCGGGCCCTGGACACGGCCGACGACACCCTGGTTGCAATGGAAACCCTGCTTGCCACACTTAGAGCCTTTGAAGACGTACTCCGGCAACAAGAACTATCCATAGCATCTTCCACGGAGTACTGCGACAACTTCTGTCAG gcACTTATGCACTATGCTGGGAGCAGGAACTCCATGGAGCATGGTCTGCCTCTTCTGGAGGTCTACTGTCTGTCCATTAGCTGCTTTGCTGCTGCCCGATCCCACCTCACTGCAGAGTCCGACAGAGTGGCCCTTGTTTTGAAGAGACTAGCTTT GAGCTGTTTTGAACTATTGCTGTCAGTGCCTGAGAATGAAATCCCGTATGAAGCCTGGGTTCAATTCCACCACTCTGTTCAG ATTGCCCATGATACCTTGCTACAGTATGGAAGCACAGACCTCCAAGCTTTACTCCAGATCACGGGAGAGGGAGGCGCGTGGAGCAATGCTGTCCTCACCTCTCTCCTCACCGGCCTGCCCACCAACCCAGACGAAG TTAATGCATACATCAGCTTGGAGGGCGAGGGCTTCTTGGAGATGCGTGTGAAGCACCTGGAGAAGATGGGCGAAGTGGCTAAAGCCGTGGTGCTGGCTAAAGCTTGTACTGAATGCAGCTCCATCTCCAACCAAGCTACCTTCCGTCAAACATTTGTCTCCCTGCTCTGTCACCTGCTGCCCAATGAAGAGGCCATCATGGAG ATATCAAGACTCGACTGTAAGGACGTATTGGAGATCACATGTACTTTGGAGTCCGAGGGGGAGGAGAACACCGCCTTTATCTTGTGCACAACTTTCCTGacacagcagctccagcagcagagcctgTACTGTTCCTG GGAGTTGACTCTGTTGTGGAGTAAGCTTCAGAGGAAGATCGACCCCTCGTCGATGTCTCTTCTGGAACGATGCCTTCAGCTAGGTGCCATTGCCCAAACGGTCCTGCATTTGCTTTGCCTCGTCCGTGTCATTCAGACAGAG ACGCAGGAAATGGGGATACCTGCCTCGGTAGAACTTTGTGTCAAAGCACTTCAACTTCCAAAGCAAGATGACTCAGAAACCAGGATCTCTGTCTGTAAGAGCGTGTCCTGCCTTCTTCCAGGAGACCTTGAAGTGTTGCGTGCGTGCCTACTCACAGAATTCCTTCTTGGCCCAAGCCCGGAGGTCTTTGGGTCCCTGAAGGAGCTTTACTTGCGCCCAGACCAAAAATATGACCAGGAAAACGAGGTCATTCCCAACTCACTACGCTGCGAATTGTTATTAGCTCTGAAAGCATACTGGCCTTTTGACCCTGAATTCTGGGACTGGAAAACTCTGAAATATCACTGCATCTCACTTCTGGGGTTGAGGCCGGAATCAGatggggaagaggaggaggcaacAGACAATCGAGGTAAAAGTAAACAACCTGAACCACAGGGAGTTGCAGTGAAAGTGGAATCTGAGCATCAAAAGATTATTGGAATTGTTGATGGTGATGAGCAGCAGGATGATAAGCAGTTTTCTGACGCACCAGAAATCAAAGAAGAATCTGCGTCAAAGAAACACAAGTTCTGCTGTAAGATTTGTAAGAGGTCGTTCACTGACACCCAAATCATTCACCACTCCAAGAAACACGGAGAGCGCAACAGACACCCCTGCCCCATGTGCTTGGAAAAGTTCAAGAGCAGAAAGGACCTTGTTCCTCACCTAAAAGAACACTTGCAGAGTAAagcaaatgtaaacaaagacaacGTAAAGACAGAAGCTGAGCAGAAACGgatggaggaggatgatgataTTGAACCAGGGGAGATCACCATTGACCCTTCCTTAATGCAGTACTACAAATCCACACATGATccagaggtgctgcaacacatcGTGCAACAAGCCAAAAGtgtaaaagagaagaatatGGACGATGATGAGTATGTAACGTTTGAGTACATTGACGAACACTTCAACCTGCAGAATCGGGACGAGTATCCGTGTCCAGGAACCGGCTGCACTCGGATCTTTAAACATTCCAAGTACTTGTATGTTCATTTAAAGTTGGAGCACAGAGGTGATGACAATGTGAAACATTTTAATCAGATGAGAGACAAGCgtgagaagtgtgtgttttgcagacGCCATTTAGCCTCCGCACACCATCACCGCAAACACCGAAGAGTCCACTATGGAGATCGGCCTTACATGTGTGTGGTTATGGGTTGTGGTGCTAAGTTCAGGACTTCTATCGAGCTTGTCACGCACAAACAAACCCACGGCTTCCACCTCAATTACCAGTGTGAGCTCAAAGGCTGCTACGTCACTTACTCCGACTTGGGACAAATCTACCACCATGAAGCACAGCATTTCAGAGATGCAGCCTTTACATGCTCTAGCCCTGAATGTAGTAAATACTATCTATCCAAAAAAGAATTCATAAAGCATTTATCCACACACAACATCACCTTCTCTGAAAGAGACTTTGAAGCCCAGAGGAAGGCTAGGCGGAAACTTCTGAAGACGCTTACAACTGAAGCCTCAAACCGCCTTAATAAGTCATCTGATCCAGCAGAGACTGATAATGGAGATGTCCTAAACTCTTCCTCAACAAGTTGTGCCTCCTCTTTGCAATCCTCTGACGGCAAGGAGCCCAAAACAACAATGACCCtggtggctgtgtgttttgatggAAGTAAGTTTACTTGTGGTTTTGAGAAATGTGGCATGACTTTCTCCAGAGCCAGAGATGTCCAGAGGCATCTTAAGTGTGCCCACCCAGAACACCTTAAACTGGAgaacaaagaacacaaacatgACAAAGACAGGGGCTCAAAGTCCAAGGGGATGAAGACTGAAACTGAGCCTGACAGTGAGGAAAAGGGAAAGGGGGAGCTCTCAACTCCATTTCAACCCATGAAGgcagacacagaaaaaaaagaagatactgaaccccaaaacaatgaaacaaactCTTCAAGCTTTCAAACAAATACGGATGATCTGAGTGAAGTCCTTATGGGGCTCAGTAAACTGGACCTGAATTCATTACCACCTCACAGTGTGCCAACTGAGCCCCCCCAGTCCAACCCAGAGTCAAATACATCCCACACATCTCTCCATCAGGCAATCATGGCAAAGCCTCCTGTTGTGCTGCTCCGGAAGAGGGCCCTACAAGTGCcagatgaaaatgtaaaagtaaaaactgaaaatgtatcagatgatgatggtgatgatgaagaaggagaCGCAGAATCGTTGGCCACTGCTAAGCCGTACATCTGTGAGATGAAAGGTTGTGACTTCAGGACCGCTCAGAGTTACAGCTTACGGCGACACTATAACTCCATACATGGCCGCTCTGTCGAACAGGCAAGAAGGTTGACTTCTCTGAAAACAACATCTTTCAAGCCTTATGTCTGCCAGCTTTGCTCCAAAAGTCACAGAGAAAAACGTGCGTTGAGGGCCCACTATATTCAAATACATAAATTGAGTGCGACACTGGTTAACAAAATAAGCTATATACGGCATGAGGTAAACAAAAACTCCTCAATGCATGCATCACTGCTCCTGAGGAAGCATGGTTTGAACATATGGAAAAAAGAGATACCTAAGTTGCAACGCAAACCAGAGAAAAAAACTTCAACCGTGGTaagtgaaaataaaccaaacttTGACAATCTTTCACCATctgaagagggaggagaggacgAAGCGAAGAGTagagaggaagacaaagtgCCGAAGGTAGAAAGTGAGGACAGGACAACAAAACAGGTCAGGACTACAAGACGATTGGTAACCAAAAATAATCTCTGCTATATACTGGATAAATTCAGTAAACCCTTTCATTGTGTAGCAAAAAATTGTGATGCCGCTTTTTCCACCCAGGGGGGCCTAGTGCGCCACTTACAGTTGATACACCATTACAATCGTTCTCAGCTCCTGTTGGAAAAAGATTTTGAGTCGCATCACAGACAAGAAGTCAGAAAAGAGCCCGCCAAGAAAAGGCATCTCCCAAACTTAGATGAACCTCAGCCCCAATACAAGTGTCACTTTGCCAACTGTTATGCTTCCTACCACCTCAAAAGCAGCCTAGTGCGTCACACTCGGGATTTTCACTCACAACCTCCAGAGCCGATAAGGTGCAAGTTTGAGGGCTGTACAAGAGTATTCAGCCATGACGATGCACTTAAGAAACATACGCTTTACAGTCACTGCGAGTACTACGATTCGTTGGTGGTACGTCTGCAGAGCACTCACAAAAAGTCAATTACTGGATGCCAAAAAAAGCTTATCGTCGCACCACAGAGTCCTCAGAAAGAAGAATCTGGATCAACCGCCTCACAGGCCGAGGGATCCAGTTCCGAGCCTGATGGGACCATGCAGTCAGAGGAAGCTGTTGTTGACAAGGAAAAGAGCGCAAGTAAGCAAAAGATGTATCGTTTCAGCCATTCTGTATTCAGATCTCACGAAGAAGCTCTACAAATGTGCCAAGACCGTGGTTTGCGCAAGGCCTACCCATGCATGATGCAGGGCTGTGATTCTATCGTCACGTACTCTAAGAGCTTGCACCGTCACTACCTGAGGGTTCACCGCATGTGTCGGGAGGATGTCTATAAAAATGAAGATAAGCTGGTCAACAATGCTGAACAGCTGGAAGAACTGATTCAGAGGAAGTCAGCGAGGCCAACGGTTACAGAAACATGTTCCCCTAATGGGGTTCGCAAAATGGAGTATCAGGCAGAGCCAGAAAACACAGGGGGGCAGCCTGCACCCATGAGCTTACACTCCATCAAGGCAGATGCACAGGAGGAGGATAATGACAACCCAATGGGATtcccagaggaggaagaggaggagccgCCACCTGTTGAGAGAAATGGTGTCCTTGTTGGTGCAGATGAGGTGCTTTACGGCGAGCCGAGCACCGGTGGTCACACTGAAGGCTCTGCTGCATCAGCACAGAACAGCcagaaacaggaagagagatTAAGCTTGGATAAAATCAAACCTCTTCTTCGTTCCCTAACTGTTGACCTCTCGCCACCCTGCTCACTGCGCATAACTGCTGAGGACGGCCTTCAAGACTCGTCAGGCAGCAAGGATGGTGGTAAACTGGTGAACGGGGCAGCTTTGTTGGCCGCCTTTCCTGTTCGCCAGCCACTTAAACGAAAAAATGAATTGTCTGAACCACCTTTAAACTTAAAAGAGACCCAGCCTCATGGCCCTTCTCCTCTCCCATTTGACATCACAGCTTATAAGCCTATAGGCTTTGAATCCTCATTCCTGAGGTTCATACAAGACACAACGCCGAAAGACAAAAATGTGTCGGCACCGAAGCGGCGAGACTCTTTCAGACGCGGTTGTTCGGTAAAAGAGAACAACCAGCTGGGAATCTCTCACACCCGCAGGCGCACTCATTCCCCAATGCTCAAGCCCCACACTATTACTGGAGACTTTACACCTGTCCAAAACTTGAAGTCCATCTTGGACAAAGCCCTGGCTGGGTGTGGGGACCTGGCTATTAAGCAGCTCCAGTATCTCAGACCTGTGGTGGTACTGGGGAGGCCAGTGTGCAGCACCACACTGCCATACATCTTCCCATCAGACACCAACAACAGCGAACTGCTTCTTGGAAGTTAG
- the si:ch211-15d5.11 gene encoding LOW QUALITY PROTEIN: nuclear receptor coactivator 7 (The sequence of the model RefSeq protein was modified relative to this genomic sequence to represent the inferred CDS: deleted 2 bases in 2 codons) has protein sequence MAQSVRRPETRGAKDCEPQRDKTRTSYFGNVKTRLGSKLPPGVSQPPQFAKRPWENQPQARMMQEPVASSQRQLQPTVGRPLNHTPHIRNPKLRQYYLQGTAWDLNNTAVKQEHMTGPSGDSTSSRGLPVDTVFSISSQFNSNKAFSAKEGKMDKSSNVHSATATLITREQLVVPTGKNTSIGQGSSQPELDSDSDPKLKREVNADLDSLETLAVSPQPPSPEAEYDKLLDVEAVPMPDGQLCLLALPPECCQAEGPEAMQYLKLFCRHITDRKGVVSGILLVTSNKIFFDPCKTHALVKEHGCEEYLLSCSVDSLASVSFFSDISHVHFNKSQQRRKGKKMFQKLKTDKILAGGFPKPKRESVPSLVSLADLSDLSSLAPTLTKEVIGEEEVEGRDMAEAEREFDSSPPELLSEGGLGVAVLSSAATFCCGAPEVGSKVRTELLLNEETGKTSVKSQTAVPLRSSAGSPGSLMFVRLRVQPSAGKKKGGLQLGSTKKRDAWLALSQESSDELYAYLSHSRPDLCILEGGEEDEGQDRDEEEFVLIDDREEEEEDEDEDEDVFQRHRSSGDDWEMVLMEDAGKKTTLVFDKEPDGLNNILASSHILEASHVKELCQELPPRTVGYSWHLAYSTSRHGASLKSLYRKLSTTDSPVLIVIKDALDEIFGAFLSHPLKPSETFYGTGETFLFMLHPRFKCFRWTGENSFFIKGDLDSFAIGGGSGHFGLWLDENLYLGRSSPCYTFNNCCLAETDDFRVMELEVWTFS, from the exons ATGGCTCAGTCTGTAAGGAGGCCGGAGACTCGGGGAGCCAAGGACTGCGAGCCCCAGAGGGACAAGACCAGGACAAGCTACTTTGGCAACGTCAAGACCAG GCTGGGTTCCAAGCTTCCTCCTGGCGTCTCTCAGCCTCCACAGTTTGCTAAACGTCCCTGGGAGAATCAACCTCAGGCCCGTATGATGCAGGAGCCTGTGGCCAGCAGCCAGCGTCAGCTCCAGCCCACTGTGGGCCGACCTCTCAACCACACCCCCCACATCAGAAACCCCAAACTGCGGCAGTACTACCTGCAAG GGACTGCATGGGACCTTAACAATACTGCAGTGAAGCAAGAGCATATGACTGGACCATCAGGTGACAGCACAAGCAGTCGG GGTCTCCCTGTGGACACGGTGTTCAGCATCTCGTCACAGTTCAACAGTAACAAAGCCTTCTCAGCAAAAGAGGGGAAAATGGACAAATCTTCAAATGTACACTCTGCGACAGCTACGCTCATCACTAGAGAA CAGCTTGTCGTACCGACGGGAAAAAACACTTCCATCGGTCAAGGATCCTCTCAACCAGAACTGGACTCGGACTCTGATCCTAAACTGAAGCGGGAGGTGAACGCTGATCTGGACTCTTTGGAAACACTCGCTGTTTCACCCCAGCCCCCCTCCCCAGAGGCTGAATATGACAAACTACTg GATGTGGAGGCAGTGCCGATGCCTGACGGACAGCTCTGCTTATTGGCTCTGCCGCCAGAGTGCTGCCAGGCGGAGGGACCGGAGGCCATGCAGTACCTCAAACTGTTCTGCCGCCACATCACAGACCGTAAG GGTGTGGTTTCAGGTATCCTGCTGGTGACATCTAATAAAATCTTCTTTGACCCGTGTAAGACACACGCTCTGGTGAAGGAACACGGCTGTGAGGAATACCTTCTGTCCTGCTCGGTTGACAGTCTGGcatctgtttcctttttctctgacaTCTCGCATGTTCACTTCAACAAGTCCCAGCAGAG gagaaaaggaaagaaaatgttccAGAAgttgaaaacagacaaaatCCTAGCAGGCGGCTTCCCAAAACCAAAGCGGGAGTCTGTGCCGTCTCTGGTGTCTTTGGCAGATTTATCAGATTTGTCCAGTCTGGCTCCGACCCTGACCAAAGAGGTTattggggaggaggaggtggagggcaGAGACATGGCGGAGGCTGAGAGGGAGTTTGATAGCAGCCCTCCGGAGTTGCTGTCTGAAGGAGGTCTGGGAGTGGCCGTCCTGAGCAGTGCTGCCACCTTCTGCTGTGGAGCTCCAGAGGTGGGGAGTAAAGTGAggacagagctgctgctgaacGAAGAAACAGGGAAGACCTCTGTGAAGAGTCAGACTGCAG TGCCTCTGCGGTCATCAGCAGGAAGTCCTGGGAGCCTGATGTTTGTGCGGCTGCGGGTTCAGCCGTCTGcgggaaagaaaaagggaggcCTTCAGCTGGGGTCGACTAAAAAAAGGGATGCCTGGCTTGCACTTTCACAAGAAAG CTCCGACGAGTTGTATGCATACCTGAGTCACTCCCGACCAGACCTTTGCATACtcgagggaggggaggaagatgag gggcAGGACCGTGACGAAGAGGAGTTTGTACTCATTGACGAccgagaggaagaagaggaggacgaggacgagGACGAGGATGTGTTCCAAAGGCACCGCAGCTCAGGGGATGACTGGGAG atggTGTTGATGGAGGAC gcggggaaaaaaacaactctggTCTTCGACAAGGAGCCCGACGGACTCAATAATATCTTAGCGAGCAGCCACATTTTAGAAGCTTCACATGTCAAAGAG CTATGTCAGGAGCTTCCCCCGAGGACGGTCGGCTACAGCTGGCACCTGGCTTACAGTACGTCCCGTCATGGCGCCAGCCTCAAGTCCCTCTACAGAAAACTCAGCACAACGGACTCCCCTGTGCTGATTGTCATCAAGGATGCACTCGACGAG ATATTCGGGGCCTTCCTGTCTCACCCTCTGAAGCCCAGTGAGACGTTCTACGGCACAGGAGAAACTTTCCTATTCATGTTGCATCCTCGCTTCAAG TGCTTTAGATGGACAGGAGAGAACTCCTTCTTTATTAAAGGAGACTTGGACTCCTTTGCTATTGGTGGAGGCAG TGGTCACTTTGGTCTGTGGCTGGATGAGAATCTGTACCTGGGTCGCAGCAGCCCCTGCTACACTTTCAACAATTGCTGCCTTGCGGAAACCGATGACTTCCGAGTGATGGAGCTGGAGGTGTGGACATTCAGCTGA
- the znf593 gene encoding zinc finger protein 593 codes for MGKSKQTGNHSSDKKKHIAKTWKTKRRTKDLDQIHSDMKTEAAAKLLNQEVDLDVTGCAQHYCLHCARYFVDMRSLKEHFKTKVHKRRLKQLREEPYTQAEAERAAGMGSYIPAKTVEVKTQTVEENMD; via the exons ATGGGAAAATCcaaacaaacaggaaaccaCAGTAGTGACAAGAAGAAGCACATTGCAAAGACATGGAAGACAAAGCGCAGGACCAAAGACCTGGACCAGATCCACTCGGACATGAAGACAGAGGCAGCAGCCAAGCTGCTTAATCAGGAGGTGGATTTAGATGTGACAGGATGTGCTCAACACTACTGTTTACACTGCGC GAGATATTTTGTGGATATGAGATCATTGAAAGAGCACTTCAAAACTAAAGTGCACAAAAGACG GTTGAAACAGCTTAGAGAGGAGCCGTATACCCAGGCAGAGGCAGAGCGAGCAGCAGGTATGGGCTCCTACATCCCCGCAAAAACAGTGGAAGTGAAGACACAGACTGTGGAAGAGAACATGGACTGA
- the selenon gene encoding selenoprotein N, with product MSRMAADVDQTHPEDERKISPQNGHQSPASGSWICRGMWTLLLIGAVPLLAFGIKYYQDAQLLKRHEESIRTLGAEGLFLFSSLDTDHDLYLSPEEFKPIAEKLTGITPPVDFEEELAHDPNGETLTLEAKMQPLLLDSMTKSKDGFLGVSRSSLSGLRSWKSPAVPASSFTASQFRAFLPPKNKDEVGDTWWVIPSELNIFTGYLPNNRYHPPSPKGKEVLIHSLLSMFHPRPFIKSRFAPQGAVACIRASNDFYYDILFRIHAEFQLNDVPDFPFWFTPGKFIGNIVLSKDASHVRHFHLYVPSDRSLNVDMEWLYGASESSNMEVDIGYLPQLELQATGPSTPSIIMDEEGNIIDSQDGDSEPIQFVFEDIQWTSEISEKEATRRLEVTLYPFKKVSYLPFSEAFERAAAENKLVHSILLWGALDDQSCUGSGRTLRETVLESSPVLALLNQSFISSWSLVRELENMQADEQNPLLSEKAKLHLENYNFPVEMMVALPNGTIVHHINANFFLDQTAMKPEEEEATFSFSAGFEDPSTATYISFLKEGLEKAKQYLAQ from the exons ATGTCGAGGATGGCGGCAGACGTGGATCAAACACACCCCGAGGATGAGCGCAAAATCTCGCCGCAGAATGGGCACCAAAGTCCCGCTTCTGGGTCCTGGATCTGCCGGGGGATGTGGACTCTGCTTTTAATCGGTGCCGTCCCTCTTCTCGCCTTTGGAATCAAGTATTACCAGGATGCCCAACTCCTCAAACGTCAT GAGGAGAGTATTCGAACCCTAGGTGCAGAGggcctttttctcttctcctctttagATACTGACCATGACCTTTATCTCAGCCCAGAGGAGTTTAAACCCATTGCAGAGAAACTCACAG GAATCACACCCCCGGTGGATTTTGAGGAGGAACTGGCCCATGACCCAAATGGAGAGACTTTGACGTTGGAGGCCAAAATGCAGCCCTTGCTGCTCGACTCCATGACAAAAAGCAAGGATGGTTTCCTCGGG GTGTCTCGTAGCTCTCTGAGTGGCCTGCGCTCATGGAAGAGCCCAGCAGTGCCAGCCTCCTCTTTCACTGCCAGCCAGTTCAGAGCCTTCTTGCCCCCAAAGAACAAGGATGAAGTGGGAGACACGTGGTGGGTGATTCCCAGTGAGCTCAACATCTTCACTGGGTACCTGCCCAACAATCGCTACCACCCTCCCTCACCAAAGGGCAAAGAG gtTCTCATCCACTCCTTGTTAAGTATGTTCCACCCGCGGCCCTTCATCAAATCACGTTTTGCCCCTCAGGGCGCAGTCGCCTGCATTCGTGCCAGCAACGACTTTTATTACGACATTTTGTTCAG GATTCATGCAGAGTTCCAGCTGAATGATGTTCCAGACTTTCCCTTCTGGTTCACCCCAGGGAAGTTCATTGGAAACATTGTTCTCTCTAAAGATGCATCACATGTCCGCCACTTTCACCTCTACGTCCCAAGTGACAG GTCTCTGAATGTGGACATGGAGTGGCTGTACGGGGCCAGTGAGAGCAGCAACATGGAGGTGGACATTGGATACCTGCCGCAG TTAGAGCTGCAGGCCACGGGCCCGTCCACTCCCTCCATCATCATGGATGAGGAGGGCAACATCATCGACAGTCAAGATGGCGACAGCGAGCCTATCCAGTTCGTCTTTGAGGACATCCAATGGACCTCTGAGATCAGTGAGAAAGAAGCCACTCGACGACTGGAGGTCACCCTCTACCCCTTCAAGAAG GTTTCCTACTTGCCCTTCTCAGAAGCCTTTGagcgagcagcagcagagaataAACTAGTGCATTCCATTCTGCTTTGGGGAGCATTAGACGACCAGTCCTGCTGAG GTTCGGGGCGAACTCTCCGGGAGACCGTCCTGGAAAGTTCGCCCGTCCTGGCCCTGCTCAACCAGAGCTTCATAAGCAGCTGGTCTCTAGTCAGAGAGCTGGAGAACATGCAG GCTGATGAGCAAAACCCTTTGTTGAGTGAAAAGGCCAAATTACACCTGGAGAATTACAACTTCCCTGTGGAGATGATGGTGGCACTGCCCAATGGAACTATT GTCCACCACATCAATGCCAACTTCTTCCTGGACCAGACCGCCATGaaaccagaggaggaagaagcaaCATTCAGCTTCTCTGCTGGGTTTGAGGACCCCTCCACAGCCACTTACATCAGCTTCCTGAAGGAGGGGTTGGAGAAAGCCAAGCAGTACCTGGCACAGTAA